One Solibacillus sp. R5-41 DNA segment encodes these proteins:
- a CDS encoding glutamate-5-semialdehyde dehydrogenase produces MSILMNENEVIAKGKRAKFASFETNMKTTAEKNKALLSIADQLLEDIETIMVENQKDIQNGKEADLSESVLDRILLDEKRIRAMSEAIRQLVALQDPVGEVLEKIEKENGLQIVKKRVPLGVIGMIYEARPNVTIDAATLSLKTGNAVLLRGSSSAKYSNIALVASIHRALKKVNYPEDAVLLIEDTSRETAKTLFTLNEYLDVLIPRGGKNLIDLVVREASVPVLETGAGNCHIFLDHSANPDMARGVIKNAKTQRPSVCNTTESILIHEDFFAHHGKELLHYLSGLGIQIYGDAHVCNVLNEALQATDEHYAEEFLALTLSVKVVENVFEAVHHINRFGTKHSEAILTEDLQNANLFLNSVDAAAVYHNASTRFTDGFEFGYGAEIGISTQKLHARGPMGLPALTSTKYFITGNGQIRK; encoded by the coding sequence ATGTCGATATTAATGAATGAAAACGAAGTAATCGCAAAAGGGAAACGCGCAAAATTTGCAAGTTTTGAAACGAATATGAAAACGACTGCTGAAAAGAATAAAGCATTACTGAGCATTGCTGACCAGTTACTTGAAGACATCGAAACTATTATGGTAGAAAATCAAAAAGATATTCAAAACGGTAAAGAAGCTGATTTAAGCGAATCGGTTTTAGACCGAATTTTACTCGATGAAAAACGCATCCGTGCGATGAGTGAAGCCATTCGTCAATTAGTAGCGCTCCAAGATCCTGTTGGTGAAGTATTAGAAAAAATCGAAAAGGAAAATGGCTTACAAATCGTCAAAAAGCGTGTGCCTCTCGGTGTGATTGGCATGATTTATGAGGCCCGTCCGAATGTAACAATCGATGCTGCTACCCTTTCATTAAAAACTGGTAATGCTGTATTATTACGCGGGAGCTCGTCTGCAAAGTACTCCAATATTGCGTTAGTTGCATCGATCCACCGAGCACTAAAAAAAGTAAATTACCCTGAAGATGCGGTGTTATTAATTGAGGATACGAGCCGTGAAACAGCCAAAACATTATTTACGTTAAATGAATACTTAGATGTATTAATCCCTCGTGGCGGAAAAAATTTAATTGACTTAGTCGTTCGAGAAGCGAGTGTTCCTGTTCTAGAAACCGGCGCTGGGAACTGTCACATTTTCTTAGACCATTCAGCCAACCCTGATATGGCCCGTGGCGTTATAAAAAATGCGAAAACACAGCGACCATCTGTTTGCAACACGACGGAAAGTATTTTGATCCACGAAGACTTTTTTGCACATCACGGAAAAGAGTTACTGCACTATTTATCGGGGCTTGGTATTCAAATTTATGGTGATGCGCATGTATGTAATGTATTAAACGAAGCGTTACAAGCAACAGATGAGCATTATGCGGAGGAGTTTTTAGCACTTACACTAAGTGTTAAAGTTGTTGAAAATGTTTTTGAGGCGGTTCATCATATTAATCGATTTGGTACAAAGCATTCAGAGGCCATCCTTACTGAGGACTTGCAAAATGCGAATCTATTTTTAAACTCTGTGGATGCGGCTGCCGTATATCATAATGCATCGACGCGCTTTACAGATGGCTTTGAGTTTGGCTACGGTGCTGAAATTGGCATTTCCACTCAAAAATTGCATGCTCGCGGTCCAATGGGATTACCTGCACTCACATCAACGAAATACTTTATTACGGGTAACGGGCAAATTAGAAAGTAA
- the proB gene encoding glutamate 5-kinase, with amino-acid sequence MEKKRIVVKIGSSSLTNNKGEIDQHKIADHIAALATIKDAGHEVILVSSGAVAAGFRKLGYSSRPVTIKGKQAAAAVGQSVLIQAYSDGFAQFQVTPAQILLTRSDFSDKKRYKNATATLSELMERSILPIINENDTVSVEELTFGDNDMLSALVSGLVHADQLIILTDVNGLYTANPLTNADAVRINTIEEVTDEMLGFADGTGSKVGTGGMQSKLFAAKHAMSAGVDVFIGTGEGSNKLLEISNDNGDGTYFTRNEKSIPRHKQWVAFTQVMGKLFIDEGAVQALQHGGKSLLPAGIYAFEGQFEKGDVVEVYDRHTCIGRGEILYSSNELEQAMGKRTSELADLPIEVIHRNQWVKI; translated from the coding sequence TTGGAAAAGAAACGAATTGTCGTAAAAATTGGGAGTAGCTCTTTAACTAATAATAAAGGTGAAATTGATCAACATAAAATCGCCGACCATATTGCGGCACTTGCAACGATTAAAGACGCAGGTCATGAAGTGATTTTAGTATCTTCTGGCGCTGTTGCCGCTGGATTTCGTAAATTAGGCTATTCGTCACGACCAGTCACAATCAAAGGAAAACAAGCCGCTGCTGCTGTTGGGCAAAGTGTATTAATTCAAGCATATAGCGATGGATTTGCACAGTTTCAAGTAACACCAGCGCAAATTTTATTAACACGTTCAGACTTTAGCGATAAAAAGCGTTATAAAAATGCTACTGCTACATTATCTGAACTGATGGAACGCTCCATTTTACCGATTATTAATGAAAATGATACGGTTTCTGTTGAAGAACTCACATTTGGCGATAATGATATGCTCTCTGCCCTTGTAAGTGGACTTGTTCATGCCGATCAGCTCATTATATTAACTGACGTAAATGGGCTGTACACGGCAAATCCATTAACAAATGCAGATGCCGTCCGAATAAATACAATTGAAGAAGTTACCGATGAAATGCTCGGCTTTGCGGATGGAACGGGCTCGAAAGTTGGCACGGGTGGGATGCAATCTAAATTATTCGCTGCCAAACATGCGATGAGTGCTGGTGTTGATGTATTTATTGGAACAGGTGAAGGTTCAAATAAATTACTTGAGATTTCTAATGACAATGGCGACGGGACGTATTTCACTCGAAATGAAAAATCTATTCCTCGTCATAAACAATGGGTTGCATTTACACAAGTAATGGGCAAATTATTTATTGATGAAGGTGCCGTACAGGCGCTTCAACATGGTGGTAAGAGCTTACTACCGGCTGGAATTTATGCATTTGAGGGACAGTTTGAAAAAGGAGATGTTGTCGAAGTATATGACCGCCACACTTGTATTGGTAGAGGCGAAATATTATATTCTTCAAATGAATTGGAGCAAGCGATGGGCAAACGAACGAGTGAGCTTGCTGACTTACCAATCGAAGTCATTCATCGAAATCAATGGGTGAAAATTTAA